In Pieris rapae chromosome 10, ilPieRapa1.1, whole genome shotgun sequence, the genomic window TTTCATTTCTTCACATTTTCCCATACTGTTGTCACAAATTCCTTTATTCAGTCAGCGTTATTCAAATGTCACGGATCAAACATAGGTCGTGTGTCTATTGGTGTCAGTGGGGTACTAATAGGTAACGCCTTTATATTAAAGGTAAAGgctaaattcatattatacgGTACAATAATTAGTAGTTATATATAGGAACATGCTTTACAGCTCTCGGAGCCTACCCACCTAATCAAGATAATAGTATCAAACTACCTTTCTTAATGTGCCGCTTTCTGTGTTCGCTGCTAAAGAAGCTTCCGTCGTCGAATTCTActgaaatatgtaaaatcaaatttaatattacaaaacgtTGATATgagtatttgttaaaaaaaataatttgagcACTTTTTAGGTATCgagaataattttcttttataattaattttttttaataatttaaattttatatttcaaaccctttgtttatgtatttaataaattggctGAATCTgacactattatatatttattgtacctTTTTAGTAATCCTATTATAATGCAACACAAAAGGTGATCAAGTCAGAAATTCctgttattttatactaatctAATTGACATTTGAATTTCCAAACCTTATGGTTAAGGGTTTCAAAGGTTAGTAGCAATAtcttgtttcattttatttaatagttacaaTAGGATACCAaaggttattaaattattgttcgttttagatatttaaagaatttttaaaataacatcacCTCTATCCCTGTAggatgtaatttaataaatacatttgttaACCAACTTCACCGTATCTATTCGACTAATAGTGAATAAACATACATCTGATATATATGTAAGATTGTAAGTTTACaaactatttctatttttcttcAAGTCGTAGTTTCTGTTGACCTCCATAAGTGTACttcgatataatatataagattgAAGTTATTATGAGTTGGAGTTTGAGCAATGAAGTATTTTCTACTACGTAAACATGTTTACGCGTTAACTACCTCATCTGATACCTATTCCATTGGTACTTGGACGCGACGTACATatgtaaaatcattttttttattaacacttagtTGCAGTATACATAAATactatactattaaaatatataataacaaagagTACACAACTGGCTGCCTTTTCGCTTCctgagaataaataaattagataaagccAGCGCAAGAAGTGCAGAACTACATAGTTACATACTTAGCAATTCTCAATATGCAacttctacaatatttaactatttttttgccGGAAATTGGACCCACCACTTCCAAGATAAACTAATTGAAGAAAGCTtacttgaataataattacaaaattctataaatCACTTATTTATGTTACGTTACGATTTTTAATCTATGTGTTACGAGAAATGTATGTTGGTCATTCGAACTAGGAGAATGTTGGATTCGATTAATCTGTAATAACCATATGATATAAGGATATTTATCTTGATGCTTTATCAGTTGTATTAATCttgttaagtaatattaaatctgcATAGAGAGCAGTCATACGTGGAGTTCGTTACATGCTTAACCTATAAATAACAAGCATGATCGCCTCTCACaaattcagtttaaattaGTCCAAAGATAACAGCTGACAGGCTTCTATGGGTTACAATTGACAGTGTATTATACTACGTTACGTAGTCATTCTTGTATTTCTAAGCTTGggtttacaaaaaaatgcaaCTAGTGTAAAGCCTGATTCTATTTTCTGTCTgggttatttaaaattgattagtAAAAGCTTACTCCTAAAAttgcaatataataaacaaatgaatgcaacCATATTTCTCTGGGTTATCAGTGTTGCaactaattatttgtattaaacgtTGAAGAAGTATAATATAgacataagtaaatattaatattataaaaataatggtaatggtatatattaattatggaCACACATGcattgaaataaatcagtgatATTTATCCCAAAATGAGCTAACCGATTTAACAGAATAGAACGAGaacagatataatatattattatgtatgttccTCGCGATACAACATATATACCTTATATATGTTGTATCGCTAGGAAATACCGAGCTGTTTTTCTATACGCTGTAATTGTCCATATCCGAATActtacaaaacattaattgatttcttttaatacTAATGGGTACAAGCAATATTGGCTCCTACTTTGATTTTATCAGTTAAAATACCGTCAAATTTCTTCCagcgaaaatatttttcaatttggcCAGCACGGGAGTAtatgttttcaaataaatatatttaaactgttaAGTATTCAATgcgcttttttgtttttgcgtTACGGGATTCCATAGATAGCTATTCAatgcaaataattgtaatagatGTGAATTCAAGAATGTAATAGTGTCCTTGTTTGGTAACTTTCATTTGCATGTGATTTGCATCCATTCTAAGTTTTGGATATTGAGAATATTGCaacattgaattaattacttcTATTTCTAGGTTTAAGCATAGCAAGCATGCATATTGTAAGAGGAGAACGTCCTCGtaactgttaaatatattttattatttcccgaattatatttatctttaccATATATGACATATGTGTATAAAGACTAGAGGTTATTAAAGCTAACATGTGTTACAACTTACAGGTAATTGTTGTACTTTTAACAGTGGAAGCCAcaacagcgccatctattgaGATAACTATACAACAGCATGAAGTGAAGGGTGTACTTATAAGTGTTATCGTGTTTCCACTAATTTAGCAATaccttgatattttttaatattaatccaATAGATGACGTACACAATATTTGAAAAggttgaaataaatgatagactaaatgttgatttttgtatgcttttatttataagcctCTGCAATttgttactaataaatatgtacattgGTTTATCAATATCGTATTTATAGGttacaacatataaaaagCATTTGGTATCGAGATTAATGATTGTAGTCATAATGTCGATGATGATCATAATGCCCATGGGCCGTCTTGTAGTGGACATCAGCTTTGAATCTAGAACAATTTTCGAggcaacattttaaaatctgaAAGCGTATATTACACTAATACCTAAGTTTATTatgtatagttttaataaggCAAAATCAAATATTCTAGTAGATACACTACATTACTATTGTAAGGATAGGTCCAATCTCATCATATTGTTATCTTTCTCACTAAACATAGTGATTCCATAAAATGACACTTTCCCattatttacaacaattaCACATATACCAAAAATGTTGTAACCATAGAATTAGTAGTTTCCCAAAGATTTCCTAAATAACAACGTTGTAACTGTTAGTAGCTAGattgattgtttttaatatgacCAGTCTCCTCAACCAGAGGCAGCCAGTGTGTCAACAATTATGAAGAATGCTAATGTTCCTGTTCTTATCTTCTATATATCTTATTAAGTATCTTCTTGGCTATCTCTCTTCTACCTTCGTAATTAgctacttaatatattaaatatgaattattaagcTTAAGttaacttttacttttttttagattttagtaaAGTATTGTATACTCAGAAGGTATTTCGTTCCTTTTTCCATTGTTTCGAAGAAATCGCTTGGCCGCCTGTTGCCTAACAAAATAATGGTTAGCAATGTGGACAACCTAAACCTTTTTGGCTCCTAAAGTgatttttgatgatttttataaacagtgattcattttatatttaatcatcaaTAATTTAGGTTTAGGTTGTCAACGCTAACCATTTAATTTTTGCCGCGGTGGCGTTAAAACGTTAGtaccaaatattataaaaattataaataaatagctaatACTCACCCAGTGTGGTCATCAGCACTGTAATGAACATAACGCACGTTGCCATCGGGCTGTACGAGGTGGTATTCACCAGTGACGACGTCTCCATGACGTGACTCATGCTGGGCCTTGTTGTCACCCGTGTGGGGATCGTGTACTGAGTACGCGAAGTTGTATTCGGGGAATGCGtactgaaatttaattaatacagctATTTAATAGCTATACTTATATAGCAAATACTTAAATCAAATCTCTAGCGTAGAAGCTGCTGCGCTAGCTTGGACTTGTAAATCAATTAgtaattcaaaaagtttgcttaaaaacatacttacatgGTCATTGTGTCCGTGAACGTAGTTCGAATGCAGAGGCGCGTGAGGGTAACCCAGGTGACCCACGTTGTGGTGGACTGGAGCATGAGCGATCGGAGCATGGGCGAGTGGGGCATGAGCGATTGGGGCATGGGCGATTGGGGCATGAGCGATTGGGGCATGGGCGATTGGGGCATGAGCGATTGGCGCATGGGCGATTGGGGCATGGTGGACAGGAGCGTGGTGGACTGCATTGTGGTTAACAGATACACTGGAGTAAGCATGTTGTGGTACATGGTGATAGCCCAGGTTGTGTCCATGGTTATAATCCAAGTTGTGTCCATGGTTGTAGATACCAGCGAGATGTCCAAGACCTAAGTCGTGGCCGTGGCCATGGCTTACGTAACCAAGATGACCATAATATCCATGATCGTGGCCGTGACCATGATCGTGGTGACCGTGGTGGCCGTGGTGACCGTGGCGATTGTGGTGTCCATGATGACCGTGGTGACCGTGGTGACCGTGTCCGTGATGTTGGTTAAGGCTGTATCCATATCCATGACCGTAGGCTAATAGCGGATTGTAGTACCCGTGCGCGTGGGCATATGGATGTCCATGATAGGGTAAAGGTAGCCCGAGCCCATAGTCATGACGCCCATGGTGACCATGTCCGTGGTGGCCGTGACCGTCAGAACGAGAGGTATATGAAACTGCATGACTCTGTACTCCAATAGCCAGGAGACAGATAGCGGAtaactgtaaaatatattagttttagtaaGAACAATCTTTGTCATTCATTGCCGGCGCTCGGCACAATAATACAAGATTTAATGTAACAAGTATacaacttaatatataattgaaaaaaagataaaaataattacattataacaaaataaagtatagTTGATTTCAAAGTGTGAGTGGAGCAAAAAATGCGTTCTtctgaaataacaaaaacaaatgggATGAAGGAGTGATCACAAAATAATTGATCAAACCCCTTTTTATAGGGATTTACTTAaaggtaatatattttagaatcgaaacaaataatttatattaaaccaaAAAGATAAATACCTGTAACCACATGTTGCCGAATATTCGAATAAACTACGAAAATGCTTCGAATGAAAATGCTTATATTGGAGTAGCTAAttgataaactattatttaattgtaaagacatttagttaattatatccTGTGTAGAGAAAATCTGGCTATACGTGAAACGTTTGGAATATCCGTTGCGATTCAAGGGCGACCATTTAACACGAATGATTGGACTCATCaagaattaaatgatttaatatacACGATTACAGATTCAGAATCGTATGACGTAGGCTGAAAAATTACTTGATTCAATGACCATACTATTCTAGttcataaaaactttgttttttcttaaatatagataattaatttataaaccaaTTGAACTACGGCCATTCCTGTTAAATATaggaatattataattaatgcatgtcaagtatattttttattggggGCCAATATCATATTTCTTATAGGGggccaaaattatattttttatagggggccaaaattatattttgtatagggGCAAAatgggcagaaggctcacctgatgttaagtggccttttaagaattggtacgcttttttcttcAGGGACGCTCAGTCAAATTAGAGATTGGTGGTGCGTGGCCAAAATCTGCCTTAAAagacgctcagttgtggaacgacggacctCGAGGTAATACgggaaaattatattaccaaCCTTTTTGCCGGTAACACCgcgattttataataaattacgaaATGTTTAGTGATAATTATTCTTCAGTCGCACtctttatttttgaaagttGCTTCAAGAGCTTATaagctaaataaaaatgttacgcAGCCTTCTGTGGTATCCTAGAGACACAAGGAAGAAGTGGCTATTTTATACTTCCTGCGTTCCTTGCATCTTTGTAGGGAGTTTAATGACATGACATGAGGAaagttctttattttaaattgatataatacaagtttttaaattgttataaattatacagagCAAAATTTTTGACATCCAATATAATCTGGAGTCTCATTTCATCTACTAGGGGTTAGGCTACACTGCTCaacgaaaatttaatttgtcagcTTGATTCAGTATTTTCAGcaaaaaaaatgcttaagttatcatacattttaaacagcTTATATACGAACTGCTCCACCAACTCTCCACTATCTCACATTCTCGTACCAAGCTTATATTGTTTAGTGTATTAAGTACTTGCTTGTTAACATTTCAGGAATAATTGTCAGAACTCGGAATCTTATATCCAAATTAGTGCTTGAAGTAGGTAACTGTTATTGTTCTAACTTTAAGGCTTTTTCGCTACGACggacaatatttttatgttcggTAAATGagggtaataattaaatatttacctatTATAGTatctaacatttttatttaactacaattacaataatataacaaaaaaaagattttatacatttttattttattatattcaataaccAATTATTTGACTCTTAAGTacgaaaagaaaaagaaaagaaggTGAGCCTCCCTGTAACTCGCCTTCCACTAAGCAATTAGTATTTTCGTGAATTGAACCTTTACGATCATACAGCTTtggcttattaaaatcaatggTCGATTTAGCCAAACGCACGGAAGGATTAGTTATTACGGTTTAGGTGGtcacaaataaaacaagtcCATATAGACTACccatataatttcaaattttcattCTTCGATTTAtctatactatatactatatataatataatattataaagaggaaaggtttgattttttgtttgtttgtatgaattgaataggctccgaaactacttggcagatttgaaaaattctttcactgttggaaagctacatcattcctgagtgacataggctatatttcattttcaaaaaaaataggcatccttactaaaattacgataacattaacatttgtttattatttgatacaaatctaacagatggcgctgagttaaaggtagtttagtttaggtccgtgtcgtggtaccaacgtttcacataagttctcctacggtttcccttgattaatttactactatgtaatataacaaaaaccttagccacagcaacgcttggccgagtctgctagtcaagaataaaaaagctttttgctgacttattatttattaacggcTTAGAACGGCTTTATTATGATAAGTTTTCATGATGATTATAATTCCTTGGAAGATCATTATATTGCGATTGATAGCGTCTGTATTCTGGTAAAATGTAAGGATTTGGTCGAACTTTGTATGGATGTAAAACACCAACACTTGTCCTATCCAATGGATGTGTTAGTTTTCCATAGAGTCTTTCACGAGGTCCAGAATGCTCGAAATCAGAACCGTGAACGTTTGCATAAacgtcatatttatttttaggttcTAGCAGTTTTTTAGCCTCTTCAACGACATCCTTAAAATGTTTGTAGTTTCGATGCATATCCAGTTGCCCGTAGGCGTTGTTAATGGTTTTGGGATCGATAAGATGTTCACTGGCGTAATCGTTTACAAACGGCTCTTGTTGTTTCTTTGAACCAAATTCATGTACATCCGTTATGTGTTCATAGTTGTCTTTATAAGAAGCATTTATGTAGGGTACATGTTTCTTACGTGAATCCAATATTCTTTTCACCTCTTCAACTATATCTTTAAAGTGTCTATTGGGTACATAATTGTTATTGGCTAGGCCATGATAAACAGTTTTGCCTCCATTATGATATAAACTATTGGAGTGTACATTATATTGGTTATAATTGTTGTTCGGATATTGTATTCTAATTatgtctttatttaaatctctGTTGTTATGAGGAGTATAGTTTTCATGTGCGTAGTTATTGTACAAGTGTTTGGGTTCTGAATTATACAAATCATTCGGGTGTACATTAGGATGTGAGCtaggatatttattattagaattaagtaaattttgcAACACTGTAGTTGTCAGGTCCCTAGAATATGAGTTGTTGTCGCTATTAACTGTTTTAGTATCAGGTGCATAGTCAAAATATGggttatagtaaatatttcgGTTTGTGTCAGTATAATTATTGGTGGTGTTTAAGGTTTCGTATTCATATTTACTACGCGGATAAACTAATACTTCAGAATAAACATTAGGTGTGAATCTATCAGATGCA contains:
- the LOC110997868 gene encoding putative uncharacterized protein DDB_G0282499; its protein translation is MIKVFILGVFALSSVSSENVIETLENGETDLLKQGSDYLHTPQRIYFKDDDSLNDDHDYNFLNQNIDRMARYDSYAKHSNSRSYEYLGPNKNQYLPYSHHDVPLAHTQVISDNIHGLQVTNKIPSMKLDQPYYRTPPKNSINDYSLVLNGHERPRTYEVPKNLCVDCGHYHANEYSENPTHYQPEKTFLNDQSKDVYNPYLIHNSENNHGYSRESYIDAESEKQRVLDKINYIYYHGKDIQYNKTSHNNTNPREPLYKSDPHYLHNKPYHSDNNYEYKVKANGLFPYGPKHVDYNPVRVNNYYSSHEYNDKPEPKHENYYGHKIDASDRFTPNVYSEVLVYPRSKYEYETLNTTNNYTDTNRNIYYNPYFDYAPDTKTVNSDNNSYSRDLTTTVLQNLLNSNNKYPSSHPNVHPNDLYNSEPKHLYNNYAHENYTPHNNRDLNKDIIRIQYPNNNYNQYNVHSNSLYHNGGKTVYHGLANNNYVPNRHFKDIVEEVKRILDSRKKHVPYINASYKDNYEHITDVHEFGSKKQQEPFVNDYASEHLIDPKTINNAYGQLDMHRNYKHFKDVVEEAKKLLEPKNKYDVYANVHGSDFEHSGPRERLYGKLTHPLDRTSVGVLHPYKVRPNPYILPEYRRYQSQYNDLPRNYNHHENLS
- the LOC123689507 gene encoding histidine-rich glycoprotein-like, giving the protein MWLQLSAICLLAIGVQSHAVSYTSRSDGHGHHGHGHHGRHDYGLGLPLPYHGHPYAHAHGYYNPLLAYGHGYGYSLNQHHGHGHHGHHGHHGHHNRHGHHGHHGHHDHGHGHDHGYYGHLGYVSHGHGHDLGLGHLAGIYNHGHNLDYNHGHNLGYHHVPQHAYSSVSVNHNAVHHAPVHHAPIAHAPIAHAPIAHAPIAHAPIAHAPIAHAPLAHAPIAHAPVHHNVGHLGYPHAPLHSNYVHGHNDHVSMFLSKLFELLIDLQVQASAAASTLEI